The DNA segment TATGCGCATTTTCTTCCGCAGGCGGCGCGTACGGCTGTTATCGTACCGCTGATGGTCATTATGGTGGCACCGTTTGACTTGTCGAGTGCAGGGCTTCTTCTTATCACGATACCGCTTCTGCCTGTATTTATGATGCTGATCGGGCTTCTCGCCAAACGTGAATCGCGCCGTCAATGGCACGCGCTTCGTCATCTCGGTGCGCATCTTTATGATGTGATAGACGGCCTTGGTACGCTGAAGCTGTTCGGCAGAAGCCGTGAGCAGGCAGCTGTCGTCGAGCGCATGAGCAAGGAGTTTTCCGATGCGACGCTCCGCGTGCTTCGTGTGGCGTTTTTGTCGGCGTTTATCTTGGAGCTTGTCACGACGATGGCGACGGCCGTTATCGCGGTGTCGATCGGGCTTCGTCTTGTGTGGGGCAACATGATATTCCTTGATGCGTTTTTCGTTTTGCTCCTTATTCCCGAGTGCTACCTCCCGCTTCGCAAGCTCGGTGCGCAGTTCCATACGGCTGTCGTCAGCCTGCCTGCGGCATCGAGATTGTTCTCGCTTATCGATTCGGTCGAGGACGAGGGATGGACAGGCAGTCGTACGGTCGATATCTGCGGTGCGCCGCGTATGGTGTTCGATGATGTGCGCTACCGTTATCCGCAAGGGGCAGACGGCACGGACGCGCTAAATGGTGCAAGTCTTGTGATAGAGGCAGGCAAAACGACGGCGATCGTGGGAAAAAGCGGCAGCGGCAAGACGACGATGCTGAAATTGGCATCGGGTCTGGCGAAAGCGAGCGGAGGGCAAGTGCTCTTACATGATATTCCTCTTACGGAGATCAATGAAGCTCTCGTGCGCGATCATATCGCGTATGTGGCGCAGTTTCCGCATATGTTCCGCATGACGGTGGCAGATAATATCGCACTCAAGGGTGATGTTGATATGGTGCGCGTACGCGAGGCATCTCGCCTTGCGGGAGCAGACGACTTTATCGAGATGCTTCCCGATGGGTACGATACGATGATAGGAGATGGCGGTCATGCGCTTTCGGGCGGTGAAGTACGTCGCATCGCGCTGGCGAGAGCGTTTTATCAAGGTGGGTCGGTGCTTCTCCTTGATGAATGGACGGAGGGGCTTGATGCGCTGACGGAGGCGCGTGTGCAGTCGGCACTTGATAAGCTGACATCAGGCAAGACGGTCGTCGTCGTGGCGCATCGCCTCGAGACGGCTTCGCGTGCCGATTATGTAGCGGTGATGGAAGATGGTCGTGT comes from the Selenomonadales bacterium genome and includes:
- the cydD gene encoding thiol reductant ABC exporter subunit CydD; the protein is MDRREEKKRMEQGEENTKGMHRRLMKEVRADRGKLIMLLVLGVVSALAIGASFWAMANITNEVFLNGAGLDTLYGWFAVLFGALVLRGALSAAEGWQAGRITSSMTAHFRKMLFDALHRGGPAFLSGEAVGELASSALRGVGQVALYYAHFLPQAARTAVIVPLMVIMVAPFDLSSAGLLLITIPLLPVFMMLIGLLAKRESRRQWHALRHLGAHLYDVIDGLGTLKLFGRSREQAAVVERMSKEFSDATLRVLRVAFLSAFILELVTTMATAVIAVSIGLRLVWGNMIFLDAFFVLLLIPECYLPLRKLGAQFHTAVVSLPAASRLFSLIDSVEDEGWTGSRTVDICGAPRMVFDDVRYRYPQGADGTDALNGASLVIEAGKTTAIVGKSGSGKTTMLKLASGLAKASGGQVLLHDIPLTEINEALVRDHIAYVAQFPHMFRMTVADNIALKGDVDMVRVREASRLAGADDFIEMLPDGYDTMIGDGGHALSGGEVRRIALARAFYQGGSVLLLDEWTEGLDALTEARVQSALDKLTSGKTVVVVAHRLETASRADYVAVMEDGRVTEYGTPDELLAAGGQYAQMMGREEEEA